A region from the Streptomyces tsukubensis genome encodes:
- the tgmC gene encoding ATP-grasp peptide maturase system methyltransferase, giving the protein MTPADLETEAARLRADMAKILTDRGALDPAWRAAVETVPRHRFVPGFYLPADRVDVHGLTVWEPVTADLDPVRWLSAAYADETLITQFDNDEPDWAQPAVRHGGAPTSSSTLPSLVLRMWADADVTEGQTILEIGTGTGYSTALACERLGSAGITSVEVDPHRLEQAANALYGLGYTPTLATSDGLYGYWPEGPFDRVVAACSFRHVPPALIAQTRPGGKILLTLSGWLYGYARVLLTVNGDGTAQGPLLPGTVSFMSARTHAAPAFGNPAHWTSDLPKAARTARHSPDRLNAASEEAFHLRFLAQSAVPTAQMITIGDVVHLVDVATGSAATLTPTDGHWDVREGGPVKLWQLIERTLDAYDAAENPAPDTFTLHISAEGQYLRHPWMPDLALSAS; this is encoded by the coding sequence ATGACGCCCGCCGATCTGGAGACCGAGGCTGCACGCCTCCGCGCGGACATGGCAAAGATCCTCACCGACAGAGGAGCCCTCGATCCGGCCTGGCGGGCTGCCGTGGAAACGGTGCCGCGGCACCGTTTCGTTCCCGGTTTCTACCTTCCAGCCGACCGGGTCGACGTACATGGGCTCACGGTCTGGGAGCCCGTCACGGCCGACCTCGACCCGGTCCGGTGGCTCAGCGCCGCCTACGCCGACGAAACCCTGATCACGCAATTCGACAACGACGAACCGGACTGGGCACAGCCCGCCGTACGACATGGCGGCGCCCCCACCTCCTCGTCCACCCTGCCGTCCCTGGTCCTGCGCATGTGGGCGGACGCCGATGTCACCGAGGGGCAGACGATCCTGGAAATCGGCACCGGAACCGGCTACTCCACCGCGCTCGCCTGTGAGCGCCTCGGCTCCGCCGGCATCACGAGCGTCGAAGTCGACCCTCACCGCCTCGAACAGGCGGCGAACGCCCTCTACGGCCTCGGCTACACGCCCACGCTGGCCACGTCGGACGGCCTCTACGGATACTGGCCCGAAGGCCCCTTCGACCGCGTCGTCGCCGCTTGCTCCTTCCGCCATGTTCCACCCGCTTTGATCGCCCAGACCCGCCCCGGCGGAAAGATCCTCCTCACCCTCTCCGGCTGGCTGTACGGATACGCCCGAGTGCTGCTCACCGTGAACGGGGACGGCACCGCCCAGGGCCCGCTCCTACCGGGCACCGTCTCGTTCATGTCGGCCCGCACCCATGCCGCTCCGGCCTTCGGCAACCCCGCCCACTGGACCTCCGACCTGCCGAAAGCGGCCCGCACGGCCCGGCACAGCCCCGATCGGCTCAATGCCGCAAGTGAGGAAGCGTTTCATCTCCGCTTCCTCGCGCAGAGTGCCGTACCCACCGCCCAGATGATCACCATCGGTGACGTGGTGCATCTGGTCGACGTTGCCACCGGGTCCGCTGCGACCCTCACCCCCACAGACGGCCATTGGGACGTGCGGGAAGGGGGGCCGGTCAAGCTGTGGCAGCTCATCGAGCGCACCCTCGACGCCTACGACGCGGCCGAGAACCCGGCCCCGGATACCTTTACCCTGCACATTTCCGCCGAGGGCCAGTACCTGCGGCATCCGTGGATGCCCGACCTGGCGCTCTCGGCTTCCTGA